The proteins below come from a single Oscillospiraceae bacterium genomic window:
- a CDS encoding AAA family ATPase — translation MERLLTLYSEVQSTDVRWLWYPFIAIGKITLLQGDPGDGKSTMMMNLIAELSTGGKTPDGCKIGTPQKVIYQCSEDGVSDTIKPRLERCGADCKKIAFINEEVYNGLTLDDERIRQAIIEFRPRLVVIDPIQAYLGSDSDLQIAGRARKLMRRLGMWAAGYDCAIVLIGHLNKKEGSKGLYRSLGSIDVVAAARSVLQVERDTENPDIRIVHQIKNSLAPTAEDIRFSISADKGFQWLECRPQSFENQKPDRKPEFESEQQKAVYWIKHFLEKGDMSANEIYCRLDNEGVSKRVARMVKTEMGIHCYQKKRRWYWSVQPEEGAVNGPQV, via the coding sequence ATGGAACGGCTGCTGACACTGTATAGCGAAGTTCAGTCAACGGATGTACGGTGGCTGTGGTATCCCTTTATTGCAATCGGGAAAATCACACTTCTGCAGGGTGATCCCGGCGATGGAAAATCTACCATGATGATGAATCTGATTGCGGAACTTTCAACAGGAGGTAAGACCCCGGACGGATGCAAAATTGGTACGCCGCAAAAAGTGATTTATCAGTGCTCAGAGGATGGTGTTTCAGACACGATTAAGCCCCGTTTGGAACGCTGCGGAGCAGACTGTAAGAAGATTGCTTTCATCAACGAAGAAGTTTATAACGGCCTTACATTGGACGATGAGCGCATCCGTCAGGCAATCATTGAATTTCGACCGCGATTGGTTGTGATCGACCCGATTCAGGCTTATCTTGGCAGCGATTCGGATTTGCAGATTGCAGGCAGGGCACGGAAACTCATGCGCCGTCTTGGAATGTGGGCTGCTGGCTACGACTGCGCCATCGTTCTGATTGGCCACCTTAATAAAAAAGAAGGTTCCAAAGGGTTGTACCGCAGTTTGGGAAGCATTGATGTTGTGGCAGCAGCACGAAGTGTCCTGCAGGTGGAACGGGATACAGAGAACCCTGATATAAGAATCGTACATCAAATCAAAAACAGTCTTGCGCCTACGGCAGAAGACATCCGTTTTTCCATTTCCGCCGACAAGGGCTTTCAGTGGCTGGAATGCAGGCCGCAATCTTTTGAAAATCAGAAACCAGATAGAAAACCCGAATTTGAATCGGAACAGCAAAAAGCGGTCTATTGGATTAAGCATTTTCTTGAAAAAGGCGATATGAGCGCGAATGAAATTTATTGCCGTCTGGACAATGAGGGTGTCAGCAAACGAGTGGCACGGATGGTAAAAACAGAAATGGGAATCCACTGCTACCAGAAAAAGCGGAGATGGTATTGGAGTGTTCAGCCGGAAGAAGGTGCTGTGAATGGACCACAGGTATAA
- a CDS encoding glycosyltransferase codes for MRKNKIRILHVAQAAGGVDRYIRMLLKYLDKEKFENILVCSQDFREEDYRGLVDSFEQIEMTRAIGASDLKAIKAVRKLIRKYNPDIVYAHSSKAGAIARVADIGLKNHCVYNPHGWAFNMRCSARKKAMYTAIERVAAPFCDKIICISDAEKRSALDRRICREDKLQVIFNGVDTKHSFQMPT; via the coding sequence ATGAGGAAGAATAAAATCAGAATACTACATGTGGCACAGGCTGCAGGTGGCGTGGATCGCTACATCCGAATGCTTCTCAAGTATTTGGATAAGGAAAAATTTGAGAATATACTGGTTTGCTCACAGGATTTCCGTGAGGAAGATTATAGAGGATTGGTTGATTCTTTTGAACAGATCGAAATGACCAGAGCCATTGGGGCGAGTGACTTAAAGGCAATTAAAGCTGTTAGAAAACTGATAAGGAAATATAACCCTGATATCGTATATGCTCATTCCAGCAAAGCCGGAGCAATTGCTCGTGTCGCAGATATTGGTCTGAAGAATCACTGCGTATATAATCCACATGGGTGGGCGTTTAATATGCGATGCTCGGCAAGAAAAAAGGCAATGTACACGGCTATTGAAAGGGTGGCTGCACCATTCTGTGATAAGATTATCTGCATTTCGGATGCCGAGAAGCGGTCTGCGTTAGATCGGAGAATCTGCAGAGAAGATAAGTTACAGGTCATCTTCAACGGGGTGGATACAAAACATTCCTTTCAAATGCCCACATAA
- a CDS encoding RelA/SpoT domain-containing protein, with product MNEQLLKMNGLSVGILDALSFESHLEIPLKKNLHYFDKDLLIAELISMTEWLDEQEILSNIALDYRVKSLDSILLKYDRYYPDHQTRKVFNDILGFRAFCDSYDQILEEEFSPFRIADMAKGKAVDDGYRGVHVYYQKSGRHYPIEIQFNTLFDRQLNNWLHDYLYKKSYPVETGKIMREKYENGLIRNEHEFKEVLNNVLFGSKRS from the coding sequence ATGAATGAGCAATTGCTGAAAATGAATGGCTTATCGGTGGGAATTTTAGATGCACTATCATTTGAGTCGCATTTGGAAATTCCGTTGAAGAAGAACTTGCATTATTTTGATAAGGATTTGTTAATTGCTGAACTGATTTCGATGACTGAGTGGTTGGATGAACAGGAAATCCTTTCTAATATTGCGCTAGACTACAGGGTTAAGAGCTTGGATTCTATACTTTTGAAGTATGATCGTTACTATCCGGATCATCAGACACGAAAAGTGTTTAATGATATTCTGGGCTTCCGGGCTTTTTGTGATAGCTACGATCAAATATTAGAAGAAGAGTTTTCACCGTTCCGGATTGCTGATATGGCAAAAGGAAAGGCAGTGGATGATGGTTACAGGGGTGTCCATGTGTACTATCAGAAAAGTGGAAGACATTACCCCATAGAAATCCAATTTAATACGTTGTTTGATAGGCAATTAAATAACTGGCTTCACGATTATCTGTATAAAAAGAGTTATCCCGTGGAAACAGGGAAGATAATGCGTGAAAAGTATGAAAATGGATTGATTCGGAATGAACATGAATTTAAGGAGGTGCTGAATAATGTGCTATTTGGTAGCAAAAGATCGTAA